In Euphorbia lathyris chromosome 9, ddEupLath1.1, whole genome shotgun sequence, the following are encoded in one genomic region:
- the LOC136206844 gene encoding ATP-dependent 6-phosphofructokinase 2, translated as MAVSFPETNDLGMTLRNAQDPISSTSLQLQKLPHLTNFLPHLKSYPNPLDSNPFFHPTDGFYVTDSDVILRQIILDLSANLPAPSSSHLVYYRAGPRKQIFYDPNNVRAAIVTCGGLCPGMNTVIREVVVGLWELYGVRKIYGIAGGYRGFYSRDPIELSPKVVDDWHKKGGTVLETSRGGFDLHKIVDAIQTHGFNQVYIIGGDGTMRGAVKIFDEIQRRKLNIGVTGLPKTVDNDIGIIDKSFGFQTAVEMAQQAISAAHVEAESAVNGIGLVKLMGRSTGHIALYSTLSSRDVDCCLIPEIDFYLEGKGGLFEFLEKRLQENGHAVLVVAEGAGQDKIPRTEAQKEERDESGNLVFLDVGSWLKSELKKWWSRDHPGELFTVKHIDPTYMIRAVPANATDNLYCTLLAHSAIHGIMAGYTGFVCGPINGNYAYIPLKEVAEAKNEVNVKDHKWAWVRSVTNQPDFVRK; from the exons ATGGCGGTTTCTTTCCCGGAGACCAACGATCTCGGTATGACCCTCAGAAACGCACAAGATCCCATCTCATCCACTTCACTCCAACTCCAAAAACTTCCACATTTAACTAATTTCCTCCCTCATCTTAAATCCTACCCCAATCCATTAGATAGCAACCCCTTTTTTCACCCAACTGACGGCTTCTACGTAACCGATTCCGACGTTATTCTCCGCCAGATAATCCTCGACCTCTCCGCCAATTTACCCGCTCCCTCTTCTTCCCACCTTGTCTACTACCGAGCTGGGCCGCGGAAGCAGATATTTTATGATCCGAACAATGTTCGAGCTGCTATTGTTACGTGCGGCGGACTATGCCCCGGGATGAATACGGTGATTAGAGAGGTTGTGGTTGGGCTGTGGGAGCTGTACGGTGTGAGGAAGATTTATGGGATTGCAGGTGGGTATAGAGGGTTTTATTCTAGAGACCCGATTGAGTTGAGTCCTAAGGTTGTTGATGATTGGCATAAGAAGGGTGGTACTGTTCTTGAGACTTCTAGAGGTGGTTTTGATCTTCATAAAATCGTTGATGCTATTCAGACTCATGGTTTTAATCAG GTCTATATCATAGGCGGGGACGGAACAATGCGAGGAGCTGTGAAGATATTCGACGAAATTCAACGCAGAAAGCTGAATATCGGAGTTACCGGACTTCCAAAAACAGTTGACAACGACATAGGCATCATTGACAAATCATTTGGATTCCAAACAGCCGTTGAAATGGCTCAACAAGCAATCAGTGCAGCTCATGTTGAGGCCGAGAGTGCAGTTAACGGCATTGGCCTAGTAAAGCTAATGGGTCGAAGCACAGGCCATATCGCCCTCTACTCAACACTGAGTAGCCGCGACGTGGACTGCTGTCTAATTCCTGAAATTGATTTCTATTTGGAAGGAAAAGGGGGTTTATTCGAATTCCTTGAGAAGCGATTGCAGGAGAACGGCCACGCAGTCCTAGTTGTTGCTGAGGGAGCAGGGCAGGATAAGATACCTCGAACTGAGGCtcagaaagaagagagagatgaATCAGGCAATCTGGTTTTCTTAGATGTTGGTTCGTGGCTGAAATCGGAGCTGAAGAAATGGTGGTCCAGAGACCATCCTGGCGAGTTGTTCACCGTGAAGCATATAGATCCGACGTATATGATCCGTGCTGTTCCGGCGAATGCGACAGATAATCTGTATTGTACCCTTTTGGCACATTCAGCTATTCATGGAATTATGGCAGGTTATACTGGATTTGTTTGCGGTCCGATTAACGGAAACTATGCTTATATCCCACTGAAGGAAGTTGCAGAGGCTAAGAATGAAGTTAATGTGAAAGACCATAAATGGGCATGGGTGAGATCCGTTACTAATCAGCCTGATTTTGTTAGGAAATAA